The Miscanthus floridulus cultivar M001 chromosome 7, ASM1932011v1, whole genome shotgun sequence genome includes a region encoding these proteins:
- the LOC136465681 gene encoding uncharacterized protein has translation MDAYYQEVRQLEDKFDCLELNHILRRLNEMTDSLAKTASDREPVPIGVFTSDQYKPSVCYEELEQTGDGPPSLGSWANQPVAPSDPEVMELDEDPAIEPNPLADWRMPYLDYLLHEALPTDKSEARWLACCAKFIVVI, from the coding sequence ATGGATGCGTATTATCAAGAAGtccgccagctggaggacaagttcgactgtctcgagctcaatcacatcctaaggcgtCTCAATGAGATGACCGACTCACTAGCAAAAACAGCATCTGACCGAGAGCCGGTGCCGATAGGTGTCTTCACCAGTGATCAGTATAAGCCCTCGGTCTGCTACGAGGAGCTAGAACAGACTGGTGATGGGCCGCCTTCCTTGGGCTCATGGGCTAACCAGCCGGTAGCTCCATCCgaccccgaagtcatggagcttgacgaggatccagcgatagagcccaaccctctggccgactggaggatgccttacctcgactacctcctccatgaggcactGCCGACAGACAAATCAGAGGCTCGGTGGCTCGCGTGCTGTGCCAAGTTCATTGTCGTTATTTAG